From one Silurus meridionalis isolate SWU-2019-XX chromosome 23, ASM1480568v1, whole genome shotgun sequence genomic stretch:
- the si:dkey-86e18.1 gene encoding uncharacterized protein si:dkey-86e18.1, translating to MARNEEKQLGKLNRLWLQKEREEGRIKDVHCSRPKIATLNSVAAVKKWIPSIKSEIEYYLQQSQLSHYPERKIAEFQQQIEQLEKEYKAYLKKLRFLDPSCKHQPWTPRAYTKKRPDSKGHECIAKRLCVPDQQSPATVTTKKQDISISPIGPTQCFDLPDQDLPLSFDYSKLAVVVTGSRVASTGQQNKTNTLAHVLRNSLPNLHTSVLAQVPGVPEAEEIKPSSCTKQNDVKTEHVLGLSCYSSSSDEET from the exons ATGGCTAGGAACGAAGAGAAACAGCTTGGGAAATTAAACCGATTATGGcttcaaaaagaaagagagg AAGGTCGCATTAAAGATGTGCACTGCTCAAGACCAAAAATT GCGACGTTGAATTCTGTTGCAGCCGTGAAAAAATGGATACCGAGCATCAAGAGTGAAATTGAATATTACCTGCAG CAGTCCCAGTTGTCACACTACCCAGAAAGGAAGATAGCAGAGTTCCAGCAGCAAATTGAGCAACTGGAAAAAGAGTACAAGGCGTATCTTAAGAAATTGCGCTTTTTAGACCCCAGCTGTAAACACCAGCCATGGACTCCCAGAGCGTACACCAAGAAGAGGCCAGACTCTAAAGGCCATGAGTGCATTG CCAAGAGACTCTGTGTCCCCGATCAACAATCACCTGCAACAGTTACCACAAAAAAGCAGGATATAAGTATTTCACCTATTGGACCTACACAGTGCTTTGATCTTCCAGACCAGGATCTTCCACTGTCCTTTGACTACTCCAAGCTAGCAGTAGTAGTAACTGGATCTCGGGTGGCTTCCACAGGACAGCAGAATAAAACTAACACCCTGGCACATGTCCTGCGCAACAGCCTTCCCAACCTTCACACCTCAGTTTTAGCACAAGTTCCAGGAGTGCCAGAGGCGGAGGAGATAAAACCCTCTTCCTGCACTAAACAAAATGATGTAAAGACAGAACATGTGTTGGGACTGAGTTGCTACTCATCATCCTCAGATGAAGAAACTTAA